The following coding sequences lie in one Seriola aureovittata isolate HTS-2021-v1 ecotype China chromosome 5, ASM2101889v1, whole genome shotgun sequence genomic window:
- the gda gene encoding guanine deaminase gives MANSDRPTTVIADVYRGTFIHSTQTTAVQILEDALLGVDTQGKIAFIGKGKELDKLSQTFGFSPSAVTQLKQYEFFMPGMVDTHIHASQYSYAGTALDMPLLQWLNTYTFPVESRFKDLEFAKGVYTHVVKRTLRNGTTTACYFATIHTDASLLLGQIANDFGQRALVGKVCMDRNNSVKHYKETSQESQEETCRFIAELLNKKYPLVKPVVTPRFAPSCTGALLGQLGAIAKNNHLHIQSHISENTEEVKLVKELFPESESYTDVYHKYNLLTDKTVMAHGCYLSDKELDLFRETGASLSHCPNSNISLCSGMLNIRNVLNHKVKLGLGTDVAGGYSASMLDAVRRALDTSKVLTIQDPDHDTLTFEEVFRLATLGGSQALSLDDQTGNFEVGKDFDALRVDVAAPGAPIDLIQNEDPKILLEKFLNLGDDRNIVEVFVAGRNVVPFTEPTD, from the exons ATGGCAAACTCTGACAGACCCACCACCGTAATCGCGGACGTCTACAGGGGAACATTTATCCACTCGACTCAAACCACGGCGGTACAGATCCTGGAAGATGCGCTCTTGGGAGTGGACACACAGGGAAAG ATTGCTTTCATTGGAAAAGGCAAGGAGCTAGACAAACTGTCTCAGACATTTGGATTCAGTCCGTCTGCAGTCACTCAACTGAAACAATA TGAGTTCTTCATGCCAGGAATGGTGGACACCCACATTCACGCATCCCAGTACAGCTACGCTGGCACAGCCTTGGACATGCCCTTACTGCAGTGGCTCAATACCTACACCTTTCCTGTAGAATCTCGCTTCAAAGATTTGGAGTTTGCCAAAGGGGTCTACACTCATGTAGTG AAAAGAACCCTGAGAAACGGAACAACAACTGCATGTTACTTTGCTACAATACATACAGATGCCTCTCTCCTGTTGGGCCAGATTGCAA ATGACTTTGGACAGCGTGCCTTGGTGGGTAAGGTGTGTATGGACAGGAACAACTCTGTGAAGCATTACAAAGAGACCAGTCAGGAGTCTCAAGAGGAAACCTGTCG GTTCATTGCAGAGCTCTTAAACAAAAAG TACCCCCTAGTGAAGCCAGTTGTGACTCCCCGCTTCGCTCCATCCTGCACAGGAGCCTTGCTGGGACAACTCGGAGCAATTGCCAAGAATAACCACCTGCACATTCAG AGTCATatcagtgaaaacactgaggaaGTGAAGCTTGTAAAGGAGCTGTTTCCTGAATCAGAGTCTTACACAGACGTCTATCACAAATACAACCTGCTCACTGACAAG ACTGTGATGGCCCACGGCTGCTACCTCAGTGATAAAGAGTTGGATCTGTTCAGAGAGACAGGAGCCTCTTTGTCTCACTGCCCCAATTCCAACATCTC GTTGTGCAGTGGAATGTTAAACATCCGCAATGTCCTGAACCACAAAGTGAAGTTGGGGCTGGGAACAG ATGTGGCGGGGGGTTATTCGGCCTCTATGCTGGATGCAGTGAGGAGAGCTTTGGACACGTCCAAAGTCTTGACCATCCAGGATCCAGACCATGACACGCTCACCTTTGAGGAGGTGTTCAGACTGGCCACACTGGGAGGCAGCCAAG cCTTGTCCCTGGATGACCAAACAGGGAATTTTGAAGTGGGCAAAGACTTTGATGCCCTGAGGGTGGATGTAGCTGCTCCTGGAGCACCCATTGACCTGATCCAGAATGAGGACCCAAAG attcTGTTGGAAAAGTTCTTAAATTTGG GTGATGATCGTAACATAGTGGAGGTGTTTGTGGCCGGGAGGAACGTGGTACCATTCACAGAGCCAACAGACTGA
- the si:ch211-214j8.12 gene encoding uncharacterized protein si:ch211-214j8.12 isoform X1: MPLFRALGEGRQSKPRARWTRVKKWMGSCRKTDEDGSIPSLTRLCLLSLADNMKEVWVKDYADNYLDQYSFRHIMGPFSLLPGRLVEELTGMLCTRKQLSRAALHLLLVPQLRGLSLDRCPGLVTSALCGHIAARCQGLWSLDLSGAQQLPSKVLSQTICCLPALRSLSLAGMHCDGCVIRTIAQRCCFLRHLDVSRCHFLSPAALLPLGGGDFCSSSASSSFCCTSTSQSPISSFSSDPSSSFSAPLSPLPLRSLLALDIGFGEQEGDRVAAAAYLLLSLPDLERVAMEGLTQACCLIEHRKFSQTDEFTEREGIPRLNQVWREWRHRQSMDRRKREGAAAVDEEHEDEEEEEEEGEEEERILWEGYDGESEEDSSRDEGLSVSLNQAEKKRGGGVLSQSSDGHLILRLKDVNGLTCDFLDSVGRLCPDIYSISVKVDDDDEDTRGRRQGSMLAAGLQTWSGQLQSLSVHFLGPLVDLLPALQVTGSSLVSLTLEGVKTSPHTPLLEVIKACPRLRDLLIAAEHPTIQEEEEEDQVDVQDNQDLPRLPNLRSLTLHFSDDHSQMMPFMLWMSLRKELKCLLTGSLLLEKLSLVSLPCPLNCVLQDVLRVGIQHRYLSAGSTDLPPMPLEQVQHIDLQRTDVEMTTVKNIMLRSRRLKFVDLSHCWQIRYSEWLNCKTFREVKVVWV, translated from the exons ATGCCACTGTTCCGGGCCTTGGGTGAAGGTCGTCAGTCGAAGCCCCGGGCCAGGTGGACAAGGGTGAAGAAGTGGATGGGGAGCTGCAGGAAGACAGATGAAGATGGCTCTATCCCTTCGTTGACACGGCTGTGTCTGCTTAGCCTTGCTGACAACATGAAGGAAGTGTGGGTGAAAGACTATGCTGACAACTACCTGGATCAGTATTCCTTCAGGCACATAATGGGGCCTTTCAGCTTACTGC CAGGTAGGCTGGTCGAGGAGCTCACTGGGATGCTGTGCACCAGAAAGCAATTGTCCCGGGCGgccctccacctcctgctggtCCCCCAGCTCCGTGGCCTGTCTCTGGACAGGTGTCCTGGTCTGGTCACATCCGCCCTCTGTGGCCATATTGCTGCACGTTGCCAG GGTCTGTGGAGTCTGGATCTATCTGGAGCCCAGCAGCTGCCTTCAAAAGTCCTATCTCAAACTATCTGCTGTCTACCTGCCCTCCGCTCGCTCTCACTGGCTGGTATGCATTGTGACGGATGTGTGATCAGGACGATTGCCCAACGCTGCTGTTTCCTGCGCCATTTAGATGTATCCCGCTGTCATTTCCTTTCCCCTGCTGCACTACTTCCTCTTGGAGGTGGGGATTTCTGTTCATCCTCTGCTAGCTCTTCTTTTTGCTGCACCTCTACATCTCAGTCTCctatttcctctttctcctctgacccctcctcctccttttctgctcccctgtctcctctccccctccgcAGTCTACTAGCTCTGGATATTGGGTTTGGGGAACAAGAGGGAGACCGTGTGGCGGCAGCAGCCTACCTACTCCTCTCCCTGCCTGACCTGGAGAGAGTGGCCATGGAGGGCCTTACGCAGGCCTGCTGTCTCATTGAGCACAGAAAGTTTAGCCAGACAGACGAGTTCACTGAGAGAGAAGGAATACCAAGGTTGAATCAGGTGTGGAGGGAGTGGAGACACAGGCAGAGCATGGataggaggaagagagaaggagcagcagcagtggatgaggaacatgaggatgaagaggaggaggaggaggagggggaggaggaggagaggatatTGTGGGAAGGGTATGATGGTGAGAGTGAGGAAGATTCAAGTAGAGATGAAGGGCTCAGTGTGTCTCTGAAccaagcagagaaaaaaaggggagggggagtTTTGTCACAGTCAAGTGATGGACACCTGATCCTGCGTCTAAAGGACGTCAATGGCTTAACCTGTGACTTCCTGGACAGTGTAGGCCGTTTATGTCCAGACATCTACTCCATATCTGTGaaagttgatgatgatgatgaagatactAGAGGAAGACGCCAGGGGTCCATGTTGGCTGCGGGCCTCCAGACCTGGTCAGGCCAGCTACAGAGCCTTTCAGTACATTTCCTAGGCCCACTGGTAGATCTCCTTCCTGCCTTGCAAGTTACAGGCTCATCCCTAGTTTCTCTCACCCTTGAGGGTGTGAAAACCAGCCCTCACACCCCTCTACTGGAGGTCATCAAAGCCTGTCCCAGACTCAGAGATCTGCTCATCGCTGCTGAGCATCCCACCatacaagaggaagaagaagaagaccagGTGGATGTGCAGGATAATCAGGATCTTCCACGGCTGCCTAATCTCCGCTCTCTCACACTCCA TTTCTCTGACGATCACAGCCAAATGATGCCTTTCATGTTGTGGATGTCCCTGAGGAAGGAGCTCAAGTGTCTGTTGACTGGTTCTCTATTGCTGGAGAAGCTCTCACTGGTCTCCCTGCCGTGCCCTCTGAACTGCGTTTTACAGGATGTACTGCGTGTAGGGATCCAGCACAGGTATCTCTCTGCGGGTTCCACAGATTTACCTCCCATGCCACTTGAACAAGTACAGCACATTGACCTGCAGCGGACAGATGTGGAGAtgacaacagtgaaaaacataATGCTTAGGAGCAGGAGACTCAAGTTTGTTGATTTGAGTCACTGCTGGCAAATCAGGTATTCTGAGTGGTTGAACTGTAAGACATTCAGAGAAGTTAAAGTTGTCTGGGTGTAG
- the si:ch211-214j8.12 gene encoding uncharacterized protein si:ch211-214j8.12 isoform X2, which produces MPLFRALGEGRQSKPRARWTRVKKWMGSCRKTDEDGSIPSLTRLCLLSLADNMKEVWVKDYADNYLDQYSFRHIMGPFSLLPGRLVEELTGMLCTRKQLSRAALHLLLVPQLRGLSLDRCPGLVTSALCGHIAARCQGLWSLDLSGAQQLPSKVLSQTICCLPALRSLSLAGMHCDGCVIRTIAQRCCFLRHLDVSRCHFLSPAALLPLGGGDFCSSSASSSFCCTSTSQSPISSFSSDPSSSFSAPLSPLPLRSLLALDIGFGEQEGDRVAAAAYLLLSLPDLERVAMEGLTQACCLIEHRKFSQTDEFTEREGIPRLNQVWREWRHRQSMDRRKREGAAAVDEEHEDEEEEEEEGEEEERILWEGYDGESEEDSSRDEGLSVSLNQAEKKRGGGVLSQSSDGHLILRLKDVNGLTCDFLDSVGRLCPDIYSISVKVDDDDEDTRGRRQGSMLAAGLQTWSGQLQSLSVHFLGPLVDLLPALQVTGSSLVSLTLEGVKTSPHTPLLEVIKACPRLRDLLIAAEHPTIQEEEEEDQVDVQDNQDLPRLPNLRSLTLQ; this is translated from the exons ATGCCACTGTTCCGGGCCTTGGGTGAAGGTCGTCAGTCGAAGCCCCGGGCCAGGTGGACAAGGGTGAAGAAGTGGATGGGGAGCTGCAGGAAGACAGATGAAGATGGCTCTATCCCTTCGTTGACACGGCTGTGTCTGCTTAGCCTTGCTGACAACATGAAGGAAGTGTGGGTGAAAGACTATGCTGACAACTACCTGGATCAGTATTCCTTCAGGCACATAATGGGGCCTTTCAGCTTACTGC CAGGTAGGCTGGTCGAGGAGCTCACTGGGATGCTGTGCACCAGAAAGCAATTGTCCCGGGCGgccctccacctcctgctggtCCCCCAGCTCCGTGGCCTGTCTCTGGACAGGTGTCCTGGTCTGGTCACATCCGCCCTCTGTGGCCATATTGCTGCACGTTGCCAG GGTCTGTGGAGTCTGGATCTATCTGGAGCCCAGCAGCTGCCTTCAAAAGTCCTATCTCAAACTATCTGCTGTCTACCTGCCCTCCGCTCGCTCTCACTGGCTGGTATGCATTGTGACGGATGTGTGATCAGGACGATTGCCCAACGCTGCTGTTTCCTGCGCCATTTAGATGTATCCCGCTGTCATTTCCTTTCCCCTGCTGCACTACTTCCTCTTGGAGGTGGGGATTTCTGTTCATCCTCTGCTAGCTCTTCTTTTTGCTGCACCTCTACATCTCAGTCTCctatttcctctttctcctctgacccctcctcctccttttctgctcccctgtctcctctccccctccgcAGTCTACTAGCTCTGGATATTGGGTTTGGGGAACAAGAGGGAGACCGTGTGGCGGCAGCAGCCTACCTACTCCTCTCCCTGCCTGACCTGGAGAGAGTGGCCATGGAGGGCCTTACGCAGGCCTGCTGTCTCATTGAGCACAGAAAGTTTAGCCAGACAGACGAGTTCACTGAGAGAGAAGGAATACCAAGGTTGAATCAGGTGTGGAGGGAGTGGAGACACAGGCAGAGCATGGataggaggaagagagaaggagcagcagcagtggatgaggaacatgaggatgaagaggaggaggaggaggagggggaggaggaggagaggatatTGTGGGAAGGGTATGATGGTGAGAGTGAGGAAGATTCAAGTAGAGATGAAGGGCTCAGTGTGTCTCTGAAccaagcagagaaaaaaaggggagggggagtTTTGTCACAGTCAAGTGATGGACACCTGATCCTGCGTCTAAAGGACGTCAATGGCTTAACCTGTGACTTCCTGGACAGTGTAGGCCGTTTATGTCCAGACATCTACTCCATATCTGTGaaagttgatgatgatgatgaagatactAGAGGAAGACGCCAGGGGTCCATGTTGGCTGCGGGCCTCCAGACCTGGTCAGGCCAGCTACAGAGCCTTTCAGTACATTTCCTAGGCCCACTGGTAGATCTCCTTCCTGCCTTGCAAGTTACAGGCTCATCCCTAGTTTCTCTCACCCTTGAGGGTGTGAAAACCAGCCCTCACACCCCTCTACTGGAGGTCATCAAAGCCTGTCCCAGACTCAGAGATCTGCTCATCGCTGCTGAGCATCCCACCatacaagaggaagaagaagaagaccagGTGGATGTGCAGGATAATCAGGATCTTCCACGGCTGCCTAATCTCCGCTCTCTCACACTCCAGTAA